In a single window of the Daphnia carinata strain CSIRO-1 chromosome 4, CSIRO_AGI_Dcar_HiC_V3, whole genome shotgun sequence genome:
- the LOC130695225 gene encoding very-long-chain 3-oxoacyl-CoA reductase-like isoform X1 — translation MTFVISVGWIIFTLIAIKLLYSVYHFINSIYLIASLGHSLDLRRYGPWAVVTGATDGLGEAYARKLASLGMNIVLIDQSYSKLQEVAYEIKREHHTVHIRTIAADFTEGQSIYPMLRFELANLPSGVGLLVNSIGMDVPLDPSEELTPDDEIQKIINCNIMAMTRLTNMLLPGMIQKQRGIIINVGPLWGNSCSNLTKSSEPYNSVYKATKAFVEKFSRDLAAECRQDGIVIQSVMPERSTMNISSLKTMPFLCLHTPDAYVEANLLTLGIESTATAYWIYKIIVMTMKWKKNKKNIACFRFIIHIQT, via the exons ATGACATTCGTCATTTCGGTTGGATGGATTATTTTTACGCTAATAGCCATCAAATTGCTTTATAGTGTGTATCATTTTATTAACTCcatttatttgattgcttcgctgGGACATAGCCTTGATCTACGCCGATACGGACCCTGGGCGG tGGTAACCGGAGCAACGGATGGATTGGGCGAAGCATACGCTCGAAag CTGGCGTCTCTAGGAATGAACATTGTATTAATCGACCAATCGTACAGCAAGCTTCAAGAAGTGGCATACGAAATCA AACGAGAGCATCACACAGTCCACATTAGGACCATCGCTGCCGATTTCACTGAAGGACAGTCAATCTATCCGATGTTGCGATTCGAATTAGCCAATCTACCATCCGGAGTTGGATTACTGGTTAACAGCATCGGTATGGATGTTCCTTTAGATCCTTCTGAAGAGCTTACGCCAGACGATGAGATCCAGAAAATCATCAATTGTAACATTATGGCGATGACGAGGCTAACCAACATGTTGCTACCTGGAATGATTCAGAAACAGCGTGGAATAATTATCAACGTGGGGCCATTATGGGGCAACAGTTGTTcgaatttgacgaaaagttCTGAACCTTACAATTCAGTTTATAAGGCAACAAAG GCATTCGTGGAAAAATTTTCACGTGATTTAGCAGCCGAATGCCGTCAGGATGGAATAGTTATTCAGTCGGTTATGCCCGAGAGGTCTACAATGAACATTTCCTCATTAAAGACTATGCCATTCTTGTGCCTCCACACGCCAGACGCTTACGTGGAAGCCAATCTTTTAACGCTTGGCATCGAATCCACAGCAACGGCATATTGGATTTACAAAATTATAGTAATGACAATGaagtggaagaaaaataaaaaaaatatcgctTGCTTTCGATTTATTATTCATATCCAAACATAA
- the LOC130695225 gene encoding inactive hydroxysteroid dehydrogenase-like protein 1 isoform X2: MTFVISVGWIIFTLIAIKLLYSVYHFINSIYLIASLGHSLDLRRYGPWAVVTGATDGLGEAYARKLASLGMNIVLIDQSYSKLQEVAYEIKREHHTVHIRTIAADFTEGQSIYPMLRFELANLPSGVGLLVNSIGMDVPLDPSEELTPDDEIQKIINCNIMAMTRLTNMLLPGMIQKQRGIIINVGPLWGNSCIRGKIFT, from the exons ATGACATTCGTCATTTCGGTTGGATGGATTATTTTTACGCTAATAGCCATCAAATTGCTTTATAGTGTGTATCATTTTATTAACTCcatttatttgattgcttcgctgGGACATAGCCTTGATCTACGCCGATACGGACCCTGGGCGG tGGTAACCGGAGCAACGGATGGATTGGGCGAAGCATACGCTCGAAag CTGGCGTCTCTAGGAATGAACATTGTATTAATCGACCAATCGTACAGCAAGCTTCAAGAAGTGGCATACGAAATCA AACGAGAGCATCACACAGTCCACATTAGGACCATCGCTGCCGATTTCACTGAAGGACAGTCAATCTATCCGATGTTGCGATTCGAATTAGCCAATCTACCATCCGGAGTTGGATTACTGGTTAACAGCATCGGTATGGATGTTCCTTTAGATCCTTCTGAAGAGCTTACGCCAGACGATGAGATCCAGAAAATCATCAATTGTAACATTATGGCGATGACGAGGCTAACCAACATGTTGCTACCTGGAATGATTCAGAAACAGCGTGGAATAATTATCAACGTGGGGCCATTATGGGGCAACAGTT GCATTCGTGGAAAAATTTTCACGTGA
- the LOC130695547 gene encoding uncharacterized protein LOC130695547 has product MEYVICTAQNFWSDTEAQLLMDKFREYQHEVGPMKKFKNKKSMWEKISADILSELGSLKTGAQCENRYKTVRKRKGWVDNQDDKGGGLDLNGESPKRKRFPDDNRTSSENSRIQTDGANLLKSTDVTETTVDGVEVRRGVGQVSYSNVACDSNDEDEKRDKKRFRQTLSTVLLQIHREKEEARERRHQEKMELLKMLLQ; this is encoded by the exons ATGGAGTATGTAATTTGCACCGCACAAAACTTTTGGAGTGACACTGAGGCCCAACTGTTGATGGATAAATTTCGAGAATATCAACATGAAGTTGGACctatgaaaaaatttaaaaacaaaaaatcaatgtGGGAGAAAATTTCGGCTGATATCCTTTCTGAGTTAGGATCACTTAAGACAGGAGCACAATGTGAAAACAG GTACAAAACAGTCAGGAAACGTAAAGGTTGGGTTGACAACCAAGATGATAAGGGAGGAGGTTTGGACTTAAATGG AGAAAGCcccaaaaggaaaagatttcCTGATGATAACAGAACATCAAGTGAAAATTCAAGGATCCAAACAGATGGTGCCAACCTATTAAAATCTACGGATGTTACAGAAACAACAGTAGATGGTGTAGAAGTGAGGAGAGGAGTTGGTCAAGTTAGCTATAGTAACGTCGCATGTGATTCTAACGACGAAGATGAAAAACGGGATAAAAAGCGATTCCGTCAAACCTTATCTACAGTATTACTACAAATTCATCGAGAGAAGGAAGAAGCGAGAGAGAGGCGAcatcaagaaaaaatggagtTACTTAAAATGTTGTTGCAGTAG
- the LOC130695604 gene encoding heme transporter FLVCR2-like: protein MTSYQVVPTVQPVSAGPSKTDVSEETQKLNGDGAREDLFLSPLPPQTKVYRRRWLMLVIFILVSMSSAFQWIQFSIITNLIMKYYNVDSTTVDWTSLVYMVTYIPLIFPGAWIMDKVGLRVTLLMGAFGTALGSWIKVLGAAPDLFYVALIGQTITAMSQVFILGVPPNVAAVWFGAEQVSSACSIGVFGNQLGVALGFFLPPMMVQDHENAEDIGADLKRMFYIVAGICTAFFLLVLAAFQAKPPLPPNAARAAPQSAEPVTYYQSIKTIVTNRNYILLLITYGINAGVFYAMSTLLNQTVLKHFPGEEENAGRIGLTIVVCGMFGSVVCGIILDKTHKFRETTLVVYGLAVAGIVAYTFTFELQYIVVTFVTAGAVGFFMTGYLPVGFEFAAELTYPEPEVTSSGLLNASAQVFGIVFTIMGGWLLNSYGDLVCNGILSAALFIGAVLSFFIRSDLRRQRANQMEALRLNGPA from the exons ATGACGAGCTATCAAGTTGTTCCAACCGTTCAACCTGTTTCAGCTGGACCTAGCAAAACAGACGTGTCAGAAGAGACCCAGAAATTAAATGGCGATGGCGCACGCGAAGACCTTTTTTTATCCCCACTGCCGCCGCAAACGAAAGTGTACCGACGCCGATGGCTAATGCTTGTCATATTCATACTGGTTTCCATGTCAAGTGCCTTCCAGTGGATCCAGTTCTCCATCATCACCAATTTGATTATGAA ATATTACAACGTTGATTCAACTACCGTTGATTGGACTTCCCTTGTTTATATGGTCACTTAC ATTCCGCTCATTTTTCCTGGAGCCTGGATTATGGACAAAGTG GGATTGCGCGTGACGCTTCTAATGGGAGCTTTTGGAACGGCTTTGGGATCGTGGATCAAAGTATTAGGTGCGGCTCCCGACCTTTTCTACGTGGCTCTCATTGGCCAAACAATTACAGCCATGTCTCAG GTTTTTATTCTAGGTGTCCCACCAAATGTCGCAGCCGTCTGGTTCGGAGCCGAACAAGTTTCTTCGGCTTGCTCTATCGGCGTCTTTGGGAATCAG CTAGGTGTCGCTTTAGGATTTTTCTTGCCACCAATGATGGTACAAGATCACGAAAATGCCGAAGACATCGGTGCTGATTTGAAACGCATGTTTTACATTGTGGCAGGCATCTGCACAGCCTTTTTTCTGCTTGTGCTCGCCG CTTTTCAAGCCAAACCGCCTCTTCCACCGAACGCCGCACGCGCTGCACCTCAATCCGCCGAGCCAGTGACGTATTACCAGTCAATCAAAACGATCGTAACCAATCGCAATTACATCTTACTCTTGATTACGTACGGCATCAACGCTGGTGTTTTTTACGCCATGTCTACCTTACTGAACCAGACTGTGCTCAAACATTTCCCG ggcgaagaagaaaacgctGGTCGAATTGGCCTGACAATCGTCGTGTGCGGCATGTTTGGTTCAGTGGTATGTGGTATTATTTTGGATAAGACGCACAAATTCAG ggaaactacCCTCGTGGTGTACGGATTAGCAGTGGCCGGAATAGTTGCCTATACCTTTACCTTCGAGCTTCAGTACATTGTCGTAACGTTCGTCACAGCTGGAGCCGTTGG GTTCTTTATGACAGGATATCTTCCTGTCGGATTCGAATTTGCAGCTGAATTAACATACCCCGAACCAGAAGTGACTTCATCCGGTTTGCTCAACGCGTCCGCACAAGTGTTCGGCATTGTCTTCACAATCATGGGTGGTTGGCTTTTAAACAGCTACGGCGATCTTGTTTGCAACGGGATATTATCAGCAGCGTTGTTCATTGGGGCCGTTTTGTCGTTCTTTATTCGTTCGGATCTCAGACGCCAACGAGCAAACCAAATGGAAGCCTTACGATTAAACGGGCCAGCTTAA
- the LOC130695603 gene encoding collagen alpha-1(II) chain-like, translated as MNVVAILAFLVAVASAAPHVNRGSDYSTAEADPYTAVQTPYLNYPFSTSDGSEEDDEVHRQWNAFLIDYLPMLTKTGVAPGTYAGTYHSAPTYIAGPPGPAGPKGDTGDRGEPGAPGAVGPQGLPGFDGATGPQGEKGNDGTPGQDGAHGEKGEKGDSGSDGAPGSDGSPGAPGKDGERGPQGPQGPKGETGAPGQTYVTAGPPGTPGRDGKDGTPGARGYAGPQGPQGPSGKDGAPGPKGDTGSKGEKGDSGSPGAPGKDGRPGAPSYVAGPKGPQGPAGTPGAPGKDGVNGFPGSPGKDGNDGATGPQGPRGEKGDSGKDGMPGPQGETGPQGPAGYPGPSGPEGPSGPTGPVGPEGPSGPEGRPGSNGNDGQPGSTGPMGPTGPVGPKGLRGMPGPQGPKGSMGPIGYTVMTEGESYGQNTGSAASGMYLPAGGYETAGSYGFRNSGYGVPQNWYQSSSYQSGSQSSTYEGEGQSSNKSDEERA; from the exons ATGAACGTTGTG GCTATTTTAGCATTCCTTGTTGCAGTTGCCTCGGCTGCCCCTCATGTTAATCGCGGATCAGATTATTCTACAGCAGAAGCTGATCCATATACGGCGGTTCAAACACCTTACCTTAACTATCCATTTAGTACATCCGATGGATCTGAAGAGGATGACGAAGTTCACCGACAATGGAACGCTTTCCTTATTGA TTACCTTCCAATGCTGACGAAAACGGGTGTTGCACCTGGAACGTACGCTGGTACGTATCACAGCGCGCCCACATACATCGCTGGACCACCTGGTCCCGCCGGTCCGAAAGGAGACACCGGAGACAGAGGTGAACCCGGCGCACCCGGTGCAGTTGGCCCCCAAGGTCTACCTGGTTTCGATGGAGCAACTGGACCTCAAGGAGAAAAGGGTAACGATGGTACTCCTGGACAAGATGGTGCGCATGGCGAAAAGGGAGAGAAGGGAGATTCAGGATCCGATGGCGCACCTGGATCAGATGGCTCCCCTGGAGCTCCAGGAAAAGACGGTGAACGCGGACCACAAGGACCTCAAGGACCTAAAGGTGAAACTGGTGCTCCTGGTCAAACGTACGTCACTGCCGGACCACCAGGAACTCCTGGACGTGATGGTAAAGACGGAACCCCTGGTGCTCGAGGTTATGCTGGACCCCAAGGACCCCAAGGTCCATCTGGAAAAGACGGAGCTCCTGGTCCAAAAGGTGACACTGGCTCTAAAGGAGAGAAAGGAGATTCCGGATCCCCTGGAGCTCCAGGTAAAGATGGACGCCCTGGTGCACCCAGTTACGTAGCCGGACCTAAAGGACCTCAGGGACCAGCTGGTACTCCAGGTGCTCCTGGTAAAGATGGCGTTAATGGATTTCCAGGCTCCCCAGGCAAAGACGGAAACGATGGCGCTACTGGTCCCCAAG GACCACGGGGCGAAAAAGGAGATAGCGGAAAAGATGGTATGCCTGGTCCTCAAGGAGAAACAGGTCCTCAAGGACCCGCTGGTTATCCTGGACCTTCAGGCCCTGAAGGACCTAGTGGACCTACTGGGCCCGTTGGTCCAGAAGGACCTTCTGGACCAGAAGGAAGACCCGGTTCTAATGGAAACGATGGTCAACCAGGCTCCACCGGACCTATGGGACCTACTGGACCTGTTGGACCAAAGGGATTACGGGGAATGCCAGGACCACAAGGACCTAAGGGTAGCATGGGACCGATCGGCTACACTGTTATGACCGAAGGCGAATCGTACGGCCAAAACACTGGATCTGCTGCATCGGGAATGTATCTACCTGCTGGTGGTTATGAAACAGCCGGGTCCTACGGATTCCGAAATTCTGGCTACGGCGTACCTCAGAACTGGTATCAGTCCTCAAGCTATCAGAGCGGCAGTCAGTCCTCAACCTATGAGGGCGAGGGTCAGTCTTCCAACAAGTCTGACGAAGAGAGGGCTTAA
- the LOC130695180 gene encoding very-long-chain 3-oxoacyl-CoA reductase-like — MVFCVEVIGWGIMVVMGAKLLFNCCYFFYTTYLAAALGHNLGPQIKQYGSWAVVTGATDGIGKVYAQQLAALGLNIILVSRSSAKLQQVSDEICRQNREIQIKTVAVDFTDGNAIYPKLKKELAHLFGQIGILVNNVGTKLPHCHIADVPSGEQFNEIINCNVMSMVRLTNMLLPAMRKKKRGLIINIGSLSGTGFSPMRTTYGATKAFVDKFSCDLAAECRSEGVVVQSILPGYVATKLPGLSGKSSFDVPTVETYVEAAIRSLGVETRTAAYWFHKILLYWTELLYFFVPNFVQKLTVIVISRKTQMANVNKHE, encoded by the exons ATGGTGTTTTGTGTTGAAGTCATTGGATGGGGAATTATGGTGGTGATGGGAGCCAAACTTCTGTTCAATTGCTGCTATTTCTTCTACACCACATACCTGGCCGCAGCTTTAGGACATAATCTAGGCCCTCAAATTAAACAATACGGCTCTTGGGCAG TTGTGACGGGGGCAACGGATGGAATAGGAAAAGTTTACGCTCAGCAA TTGGCAGCCTTAGGATTAAATATTATACTCGTCAGTCGATCATCCGCAAAACTGCAGCAAGTGTCAGACGAGATAT GTCGTCAAAATCGTGAGATCCAAATCAAAACGGTAGCTGTCGATTTCACTGACGGCAATGCCATTTATCCTAAGCTAAAGAAAGAACTGGCGCACCTGTTTGGACAAATAGGAATACTAGTCAACAACGTCG GTACGAAATTGCCACACTGTCACATCGCTGATGTTCCATCTGGCGAACAGTTTAACGAGATCATTAATTGCAACGTTATGTCGATGGTCCGGCTGACCAACATGCTTCTGCCTGccatgagaaagaaaaagagaggattGATCATCAATATTGGATCTCTTTCCGGTACGGGATTTTCTCCAATGAGGACCACCTACGGAGCTACGAAA GCTTTTGTTGACAAGTTTTCGTGCGATTTGGCTGCAGAATGTCGTTCAGAAGGCGTCGTTGTCCAGTCTATATTGCCAGGTTACGTAGCAACAAAATTGCCCGGATTGAGTGGTAAATCCAGTTTCGATGTGCCAACAGTCGAAACGTACGTGGAGGCTGCAATACGCTCTCTCGGAGTAGAAACTAGAACAGCAGCTTACTGGTTTCACAAGATACTG CTATACTGGACTGAACTTCTGTACTTTTTCGTCCCAAACTTCGTTCAGAAATTAACAGTGATTGTCATAAGCCGTAAAACACAAATGGCGAACGTCAACAAACACGAGTAG
- the LOC130695212 gene encoding uncharacterized protein LOC130695212: protein MKSVATVVLLCQLMLTLWSAGAVAAPPAETNPSPKNLEDFRNHIRNTLTNYLMTQTHARYGKRMVPLSQSVSNIRNWNAQKPSEEWLGHNDGREPSGKGENLMDICFQINTSPEIRNLLLS from the exons A TGAAATCAGTAGCAACAGTTGTCCTCCTTTGCCAGTTAATGTTGACGCTATGGTCGGCCGGCGCTGTGGCGGCACCACCTGCGGAGACTAACCCGTCCCCGAAGAATCTAGAAGATTTTAGAAACCACATACGCAACACTTTGACAAACTATTTAATGACACAGACCCACGCCAG GTATGGAAAGCGAATGGTTCCCCTTAGCCAATCCGTTTCGAATATTCGCAACTGGAACGCTCAGAAGCCAAGCGAAGAGTGGCTTGGACATAACGACGGCAGAGAACCGAGTGGCAAAGGCGAAAACCTGATGGACATTTGCTTTCAAATTAACACGTCGCCGGAAATTCGAAACCTTTTACTTTCTTAA
- the LOC130695211 gene encoding uncharacterized protein LOC130695211 — MTSKKLYGKDLKEFDDVDVDDLLTQLSAEELEILSKEVDPDDRFMPPDQRTNYHCEREATGPVNRKQLIDHINKIALETPDQPESVPFVAGVVRGKKWIPPEAPVIATREDEGVSFNLEDEYEQALGTATEEELVDLAAILGFHSMMNQDQYHASLLNKGKVGLGWDGVTKASQPKALPYEPPNMTDPEQSILKVYDDDSKTIELCFNNINLTDDQFDRLFKALEINTRLEVLSLSNTGLTDRTAEKLAAALEKNATLRVINIETNQVSANGIVRLVKSLLVQKNIEEFRASNQLTAHVLGNKAEMDITQYIEQNPTLMRVGLFFEFNDARSRVATQLQKNIDRNRLRRTGRAPRNLTAGYILKKDTPNTKKSNTGQEFKVLNGVLLANEGSSNHSVKYVDAIPLFHHNLGLAPMLEVALMQIDSYCRTAGLVIAGYYHASEAVAEMSPDIVSQRICEKIAEYFPSACLVLINNRQLAKQMTHTSLSVVQYCDGGKWKVKDKENFKILPNNDTALDSVSSLLSKKLYKKLVDFDDHFDDISQDWLNKNNMAAVKLKFSSALSSSDPHTNPVVIIGIPKNLAKINYHDINVKFGARIPEETFSSALNAVQSSPDVCPLYLNSATLSPLPTKCSRHNAPSRSHAITKCVRSAAVSGKDSFIVIACEKQDVFPSAIAVARAYPLYSKKTNLSNKLPAGSTSSEKLPITVTVEYLLVGNASPLTEDECLMLERAAESVRTTARIVDTPCNEMNTDHFLEEISIVAKELGIEPFVIRDKELENQGFGGIYGVGKAALNPPALAVLSHLPKGATKTIAWVGKGIMYDTGGLSIKGKTAMPGMKRDCGGASGILGAFRLAVLTGFKENLHAVFCLAENSVGPLSTRPDDIHTLYSGRTVEINNTDAEGRLVLADGVFYAHKDLKADIILDMATLTGGQSVATGKQHAAVLTNNEHWEKAMVNAGLVSGDLTFPIPFCPEFHFSEFNSAVADMKNSVADRSNALSSCAGLFILAHLGFDYPGVWMHVDMAAPVHCGERATGYGVGFLASLFGRYSNSTLLQSISPVIDEDIAEDARENEKKKMRLN, encoded by the exons ATGACGTCCAAAAAGCTCTACGGTAAAGACTTGAAAGAATTCGACGATGTGGATGTCGACGACCTTCTCACCCAACTATCGGCCGAAGAATTGGAAATCCTCTCCAAAGAAGTCGATCCTGAT GACCGGTTTATGCCTCCTGATCAACGAACCAACTACCACTGCGAACGTGAAGCCACCGGCCCAGTCAACCGTAAGCAGTTAATCGACCACATTAACAAGATTGCACTGGAGACTCCCGACCAACCTGAAAGCGTGCCATTCGTTGCTGGAGTCGTCCGTGGCAAAAAG TGGATACCTCCGGAAGCGCCGGTCATCGCCACCCGTGAGGATGAAGGAGTCTCATTCAACCTGGAGGATGAGTACGAGCAAGCACTGGGCACGGCCACTGAAGAGGAGCTGGTCGACTTGGCAG CTATTCTGGGATTCCATTCGATGATGAATCAGGATCAGTACCACGCGTCACTCCTTAACAAGGGCAAAGTGGGTTTGGGTTGGGATGGCGTAACGAAAGCCTCGCAACCCAAAGCTCTACCTTACGAGCCTCCCAATATGACAGATCCGGAACAATCTATCCTCAAAGTTTATGACGACGATagcaaaacaattgaattatgCTTCAACAATATCAATTTGACAGACGACCAGTTCGACCG acTGTTTAAAGCGCTGGAGATCAACACGCGCTTGGAAGTCCTTAGTCTCAGCAACACTGGCCTTACAGATCGCACAGCTGAAAAATTGGCCGCGGCTCTAGAGAAAAATGCCACATTACGCGTTATCAA CATTGAAACCAACCAAGTGAGCGCTAATGGAATCGTCAGGCTCGTAAAGAGCTTATTGGTACAAAAGAATATCGAAGAATTCCGCGCCTCCAACCAG TTAACAGCCCATGTTCTGGGTAACAAAGCAGAAATGGACATCACCCAATACATCGAGCAGAACCCGACGCTGATGCGAGTGGGGCTCTTTTTCGAGTTCAACGACGCCCGGAGTCGAGTAGCCACGCAGTTGCAAAAGAACATTGACCGCA ATCGTTTGCGTCGCACGGGCCGCGCTCCTCGCAATTTGACAGCTGGCTACATCCTGAAGAAAGACACTCCCAATACGAAAAAAAGCAACACTGGGCAAGAATTCAAAGTAT TAAATGGAGTTTTACTTGCTAACGAAGGTTCTAGTAACCATTCCGTTAAATATGTGGATGCAATCCCCCTGTTCCATCATAATTTAGGGCTAGCTCCAATGTTAGAAGTGGCCTTAATGCAG ATTGATAGCTACTGCCGTACTGCTGGACTAGTCATAGCTGGATATTATCATGCCAGTGAGGCAGTTGCAGAAATGAG tCCAGATATTGTTAGTCAAAGAATTTGCGAGAAAATTGCTGAGTATTTCCCAAGTGCATGTCTAGTTTTGATAAACAACCGTCAACTTGCAAAGCAAATGACGCATACTTCACTCAGTGTTGTTCAGTATTGTGATGGAGGAAAATGGAAAGtcaaagacaaagaaaa CTTCAAGATTCTTCCCAACAATGACACAGCATTGGATTCAGTTTCAAGTTTGCTTTCCAAGAAGCTTTATAAAAAACTTGTCGATTTTGATGACCATTTTGATGATATTAGTCAAGATTGGCTGAAT AAAAACAACATGGCGGCTGTCAAACTTAAATTTTCATCAGCCCTTTCATCGTCTGATCCGCATACAAATCCGGTCGTTATAATTG GCATTCCTAAGAATCTTGCCAAAATCAACTACCATGACATAAATGTGAAGTTTGGGGCAAGAATACCTGAAGAG ACTTTCTCCTCAGCCTTGAATGCTGTTCAATCAAGTCCAGATGTTTGCCCTTTATACTTGAACTCCGCAACTCTATCTCCTCTTCCTACAAAATGTAGCAGGCACAATGCCCCTTCAAGATCCCATGCAATCACTAAATGTGTGCGTTCAGCAGCTGTCTCTGGAAAAGACAGTTTCATTGTG ATTGCTTGTGAAAAACAAGATGTTTTCCCTTCAGCCATTGCAGTTGCTAGAGCATACCCACTCTATTCAAAAAAGACAAATCTATCGAATAAATTGCCAGCTGGAAGTACAAGTTCAGAGAAATTACCAATCACTGTGACTGTTGAGTACCTGTTAGTTGGCAATGCTAGCCCCCTGACTGAAGATGAATGCCTAATGCTAGAGAGAGCTGCAGAATCTGTACGAACTACCGCTCGTATAGTCGACACTCCATGCAATGAAATGAACACCGACCACTTCCTTGAG GAAATCAGCATAGTTGCAAAAGAACTGGGGATTGAGCCGTTCGTTATTCGTGATAAAGAACTTGAGAATCAAGGATTTGGTGGTATTTATGGAGTGGGAAAG GCTGCTTTGAATCCGCCTGCTCTTGCCGTTTTGAGTCATCTGCCTAAG GGGGCTACTAAAACCATTGCGTGGGTTGGTAAAGGAATAATGTACGATACAG GTGGTTTGTCGATCAAGGGCAAG ACAGCTATGCCAG GAATGAAGCGCGACTGTGGAGGGGCGAGTGGg ATTTTAGGCGCTTTTCGTCTG GCTGTCCTGACCGGCTTTAAGGAAAATTTACACGCCGTGTTTTGTTTGGCAGAGAATTCTGTCGGCCCATTGTCGACTCGGCCGGATGATATTCATACACTATATTCGGGTCGAACGGTCGAAATCAACAATACGGATGCAGAAGGCCGCCTG GTTCTGGCGGATGGCGTATTCTACGCTCATAAAGACTTGAAAGCTGACATTATTCTAGATATGGCAACTCTAACAGGAGGCCAG agtgtTGCGACAGGTAAACAACACGCCGCTGTGCTTACCAACAACGAGCACTGGGAAAAAGCAATGGTTAATGCTGGACTGGTCTCTGGCGATTTGACATTTCCGATTCCATTCTGTCCAGAGTTTCACTTCTCTGAGTTCAACTCAGCTGTTGCTGACATGAAAAATTCTGTCGCT gaTCGTAGCAATGCATTGTCCTCATGTGCGGGGCTTTTTATCCTAGCACATCTTGGATTTGATTATCCTGGTGTCTGGATGCACGTCGATATGGCTGCTCCAGTTCATTGTGGAGAAAGAGCAACCGGCTATGGCGTAGGCTTTTTGGCATCCTTATTTGGTCGATACAGCAACAGCACTTTACTTCAGAGCATTAGCCCGGTCATTGATGAAGATATAGCCGAAGATgcgagagaaaatgaaaaaaagaaaatgcggcTGAATTGA
- the LOC130695181 gene encoding ER membrane protein complex subunit 9-like, protein MASSCELSKLAYSKIILHAFKYPHTAVNGVLLANEGSSNHSVKYVDAIPLFHHNLGLAPMLEVALMQIDSYCRTAGLVIAGYYHASEAVAEMSPDIVSQRICEKIAEYFPSACLVLINNRQLAKQMTHTSLSVVQYCDGGKWKVKDKENFKILPNNDTALDSVSSLLSKKLYKKLVDFDDHFDDISQDWLNVKLKSMID, encoded by the exons ATGGCGTCCTCCTGTGAACTGTCAAAATTGGCTTATTCCAAGATTATTTTACATGCCTTTAAATATCCACACACTGCAGTAAATGGAGTTTTACTTGCTAACGAAGGTTCTAGTAACCATTCCGTTAAATATGTGGATGCAATCCCCCTGTTCCATCATAATTTAGGGCTAGCTCCAATGTTAGAAGTGGCCTTAATGCAG ATTGATAGCTACTGCCGTACTGCTGGACTAGTCATAGCTGGATATTATCATGCCAGTGAGGCAGTTGCAGAAATGAG tCCAGATATTGTTAGTCAAAGAATTTGCGAGAAAATTGCTGAGTATTTCCCAAGTGCATGTCTAGTTTTGATAAACAACCGTCAACTTGCAAAGCAAATGACGCATACTTCACTCAGTGTTGTTCAGTATTGTGATGGAGGAAAATGGAAAGtcaaagacaaagaaaa CTTCAAGATTCTTCCCAACAATGACACAGCATTGGATTCAGTTTCAAGTTTGCTTTCCAAGAAGCTTTATAAAAAACTTGTCGATTTTGATGACCATTTTGATGATATTAGTCAAGATTGGCTGAATGTAAAACTTAAAAGCATGATTGATTAA